The following proteins are co-located in the Colletotrichum lupini chromosome 4, complete sequence genome:
- a CDS encoding FHA domain-containing protein gives MTAVASPPSFQQLNRPGWNVNGGQSLNSMNPEDVRGMFAAPRKTLQRSNSSSSVSSTSSNSSTTTVATNGSQPNGTPASTNSDMSWSSTASRKRPQPKGPWPPGKPEGQAEFGRPIMRNAINGINGGSSLQTAPGQPQMMSQQGLGARPMGDPMPSGQPVLYLLSLNGTFERKTISVPFYPESLRIGRQTNQKTIPTATNGYFDSKVLSRQHAEIWADRTGKIYIRDVKSSNGTFVNGTRLSQENRESEPHELQTGDHLELGIDIVSEDQKTVVHHKVAAKVEHAGFMSPSSNVMDMNFGDLDPANGGMMMPAPSPMPYRGRTGSNASMASNGRMMAPQNMAGMAPNGGAARGFLLTPITTEHIVKRLHNEMRNARLQSQDLSRTGQFVHALLSKDDVKDLEKPEAPEPPKQLPNGNALPFRTDAKTRFSDPPAPPPQQPLPEKPDVPSLKRGTTERPKTNSTTSPVGRDNLHQIIQLTEALNNAKKEMDTQTARIKDLEDMLRKEREARELAEDMAKILEDSALKETNGAPKEHDTEILEEAFEPPRDTVDTQDIEMTDAEPLSEEPAPESAEDIAARFQVKLDTMMSEVTDLKQQMEAWKSRCEKAETERDADRQTLAEMVAQIRRDEEARQNAAAAEKNRSLSPGRRGRSEGPADKTTSVVQANGSGDSTSASTQAESPVDDFGDKPTLSRANTITPLSIPPGKLAKDQAMMAGVPYASMLGVVILGMGLMAYINGWQPEPTPHKHFNVGVAHTYGVSCIESGHSFSTDLYQGRLGGKQMVGDGVKDFLPFCGLGSSIEDVSIALQARKTNVSRCNIPDGNTCSVTLRYAGAFAALHEHEGKGCRLPAVWQGWIDEINSCCIECRTAIDDCRPPFSNDMLSLAPIMMLLCFGTNWEEGQIPDKRCYGMEPKPRPGNICEMKHSSAHHHLSVDSILPDNAHVKQTVNNLFNYVSARCDPLTIERRKLNCPSFWYYGFKISFPLDHFDGHGRSFIYEEGVQPMNQPTRPAKPKSNPQPRRPPPPPPKRSTDPHENIHAWLSGVTIDEEHVPLASDIFHALGQIQGQTKESHQAPPVDEQQKQSGTQTQTQAAGPTVTVHTMGPGFIGRAPAFGTSEFFANMVVVGILLLFAPGFTILAAGVFFTSRVAERWAGQE, from the exons ATGACTGCCGTCGCGAGCCCGCCCAGCTTCCAGCAACTCAATCGACCGGGATGGAATGTTAATGGCGGCCAAAGTCTGAATTCGATGAACCCAGAAGACGTCAGAGGCATGTTCGCCGCACCTCGGAAGACGCTGCAGCGGAGCAACTCTTCCTCCTCGGTCTCATCTACCTCCTCCAACTCGTCTACTACCACTGTTGCCACCAATGGCTCGCAACCAAATGGCACCCCGGCGTCTACAAACTCTGATATGAGCTGGTCCAGCACCGCCTCGAGAAAGCGACCACAACCCAAAGGACCATGGCCGCCAGGCAAGCCAGAAGGTCAAGCCGAGTTCGGCAGACCTATCATGCGAAACGCCATCAACGGCATCAATGGCGGTTCGTCGCTACAGACGGCTCCAGGCCAACCGCAAATGATGTCGCAGCAGGGACTCGGGGCAAGGCCCATGGGCGACCCGATGCCTAGCGGGCAGCCTGTGCTCTATCTCTTGTCGCTCAATGGTACCTTTGAACGCAAAACCATCTCGGTACCATTCTACCCAGAAAGCCTCCGTATCGGTCGCCAAACCAATCAGAAGACGATCCCGACTGCCACCAACGGCTACTTTGATAGTAAAGTGCTATCAAGGCAGCATGCTGAGATTTGGGCAGACCGCACCGGCAAGATATACATCCGCGACGTCAAATCGTCCAACGGAACCTTTGTCAACGGCACGCGTCTCTCCCAGGAGAATCGCGAATCCGAACCGCACGAGCTACAGACGGGAGATCATTTAGAGTTGGGAATCGACATTGTGAGCGAGGATCAGAAGACCGTCGTCCACCACAAGGTTGCCGCCAAGGTTGAACACGCCGGCTTCATGAGCCCCTCAAGTAACGTTATGGACATGAATTTTGGCGATTTGGACCCCGCAAATGGTGGCATGATGATGCCAGCGCCGAGCCCAATGCCCTACCGTGGCAGGACTGGTAGTAATGCATCGATGGCCAGCAATGGCCGCATGATGGCGCCCCAGAATATGGCCGGCATGGCCCCTAATGGTGGAGCAGCCCGTGGATTCTTGTTAACGCCCATTACCACGGAGCATATCGTCAAGAGACTTCAC AACGAGATGCGCAATGCTCGATTGCAGTCTCAAGACCTCTCCCGGACGGGCCAATTCGTTCACGCTCTCTTGAGCAAAGACGATGTAAAAGATCTCGAGAAGCCGGAAGCCCCCGAACCTCCGAAGCAGCTTCCCAATGGCAACGCTCTACCCTTCCGTACCGATGCGAAGACCAGATTTTCCGATCCTCCTGCCCCGCCTCCGCAGCAGCCGCTGCCTGAGAAGCCCGATGTGCCTTCACTGAAACGAGGCACCACTGAGCGACCAAAGACTAATAGCACCACCTCGCCCGTTGGACGGGACAACTTGCATCAGATCATTCAGTTGACCGAAGCGTTGAATAACGCAAAGAAGGAGATGGATACCCAAACGGCCCGTATTAAGGATTTGGAAGACATGCTCCGAAAAGAACGGGAGGCACGCGAGCTTGCCGAGGATATGGCAAAGATCCTTGAGGACAGTGCCTTGAAGGAAACCAATGGCGCGCCCAAGGAACACGATACCGAGATTCTCGAGGAGGCTTTTGAGCCGCCCCGCGATACCGTCGACACCCAGGATATCGAGATGACAGATGCCGAACCGCTCTCCGAGGAGCCTGCTCCAGAGAGCGCTGAGGATATTGCTGCACGTTTCCAGGTCAAGCTTGACACAATGATGTCAGAAGTGACGGACCTGAAGCAACAGATGGAGGCATGGAAGAGCAGATGCGAGAAGGCTGAGACGGAGCGCGACGCCGATCGTCAAACTTTGGCCGAGATGGTTGCCCAGATTCGCAGAGACGAGGAGGCTAGGCAAaacgctgctgctgcggagAAGAATCGTTCTCTTTCCCCAGGACGACGCGGCCGGAGCGAAGGACCTGCCGACAAGACAACTTCAGTTGTTCAGGCCAATGGATCCGGTGACTCGACGTCAGCTTCTACCCAGGCAGAGTCACCCGTGGACGACTTTGGTGACAAGCCCACGTTGTCACGAGCCAACACCATTACGCCACTTTCCATACCTCCAGGCAAGCTGGCAAAGGACCAAGCCATGATGGCCGGGGTTCCCTATGCTTCCATGCTTGGCGTGGTAATCCTTGGCATGGGTCTCATGGCTTACATTAACGGCTGGCAACCCGAGCCGACTCCCC ACAAGCACTTCAACGTTGGCGTTGCACATACTTATGGCGTTTCTTGCATTGAAAGCGGTCATTCGTTTTCCACCGACCTCTACCAA GGACGGCTGGGAGGGAAACAAATGGTTGGAGATGGCGTTAAAGATTTTCTTCCTTTCTGTGGGCTGGGGTCCTCAATCGAGGACGTTTCGATCGCGCTGCAAGCACG AAAGACAAATGTGTCCCGCTGCAACATCCCTGATGGGAATACTTGTAGTGTCACCCTTCGGTATGCGGGCGCATTTGCCGC TCTACATGAACATGAGGGGAAGGGCTGTAGATTACCGGCAGTATGGCAGGGGTGGATTGACGAGATTAAT AGCTGTTGCATCGAATGTCGGACGGCTATTGATGACTGCCGTCCTCCCTTCAGCAACGATATGCTTAGTCTAGCCCCCATAATGATGCTGCTTTGCTTCGGAACAAATTGGGAAGAAGG ACAGATTCCAGATAAGAGGTGCTACGGAATGGAGCCCAAACCAAGGCCCGGCAACATTTGTGAAATGAAGCATTCCAGTGCCCATCACCACTTAAGTGTTGACTCCATTCTCCCCGACAACGCACATGTCAAACAAACAGTCAATAACCTTTTCAACTA TGTAAGCGCTCGTTGTGATCCACTTACCATCGAAAGACGAAAGCTCAATTGCCCCTCATTTTGGTACTACGGCTTCAAGATATCATTCCCACTAG ATCATTTTG ATGGACATGGCCGCTCCTTCATCTACGAAGAAGGCGTCCAGCCCATGAACCAACCCACACGACCCGCTAAGCCGAAATCCAACCCTCAACCTCGTCGTCCACCTCCACCCCCGCCAAAAAGATCAACAGACCCTCACGAAAACATCCACGCCTGGCTCTCGGGCGTCACGATCGACGAGGAACATGTACCCCTCGCATCAGACATCTTTCATGCTCTAGGCCAGATCCAAGGTCAGACGAAGGAGAGCCACCAAGCACCACCGGTGGACGAGCAGCAGAAGCAGTCGGGGACACAGACACAGACACAGGCCGCCGGTCCGACGGTGACTGTCCACACCATGGGCCCGGGGTTTATCGGCCGCGCTCCGGCGTTTGGGACGTCTGAGTTCTTTGCGAATATGGTTGTTGTGGGGATTCTGTTGCTCTTCGCGCCGGGGTTTACGATTCTTGCGGCGGGGGTGTTTTTCACGTCGAGGGTTGCGGAGAGGTGGGCTGGGCAGGAGTAA
- a CDS encoding GMC oxidoreductase, which yields MRAKLCPHWASIWMSLAVTTMADTYDYIIVGGGTAGLTVAARLSENPQVTVLVLEAGADRSTDLNVLAPGLFPAMYGNTDYDWDYKTVPQTSANDKVVAHIRGKQLGGSSAMNFMFWTHPSQRDIDNWGALGNDGWSWKALAPYFEKSESFVAPSSQQTSDLLLDYVYPSVHGTTGPIANEFPQLYSPFLKAWPRTLEKLGLGVDGDPRNGAALGGYVNLLNIDKGTRSYAANAYLGPARQRANLKVVTGALVTKIVLDKTREGISVKGVKWSQNGLEKEATVKKEVVLAAGSIASPQLLEVSGLGDKKLLGSHGIEVFVDNPNIGENLQDHVYVPLGFAVKPDLPTNEDYANATYFQEQLDLYLQNKTGRLSSAGASSTLLSLRQIASTLDLSLPSPKTNLLGLAEQYAITFRDLKSEAIAQELTIEGGISPQYSDDTTKLFSAGSPANFLSILGVLEHPFSRGSIHIQSADPAVHPTIDPRYLSHPLDTQLLKSIALHLQTIARTQPLSDLLQGDGTVFQPGYHELTIDNVEEWIRSSMQSEYHPCGTCAMLPRSKGGVVDERFRVYGVKGLRVVDASIFPLIPRANIQSLVYAVAERAADFIKEDAL from the exons ATGCGCGCGAAACTCTGTCCTCACTGGGCAAGCATTTGGATGAGCCTTGCTGTGACTACCATGGCGGATACTTATGATTACAT CATCGTTGGCGGAGGCACCGCTGGACTGACGGTCGCAGCTCGCCTCAGCGAGAACCCTCAAGTGACGGTCCTCGTCTTGGAAGCTGGTGCGGATCGCTCTACCGACCTCAACGTCTTGGCTCCCGGGCTATTTCCCGCCATGTACGGCAATACCGACTACGACTGGGACTACAAAACAGTGCCCCAG ACATCGGCCAATGACAAAGTCGTCGCCCATATCCGCGGAAAGCAACTGGGCGGCTCCAGCGCCATGAACTTCATGTTCTGGACGCACCCTTCCCAGCGAGATATAGACAACTGGGGCGCTCTGGGAAATGACGGTTGGTCATGGAAGGCATTGGCCCCTTACTTTGAAAAGTCAGAATCGTTTGTTGCACCATCGAGCCAGCAGACGAGCGATCTCTTGCTCGACTACGTTTACCCTAGCGTTCATGGCACCACTGGACCCATAGCCAATGAGTTCCCTCAACTCTACAGCCCCTTTCTCAAGGCCTGGCCGCGAACTCTTGAGAAGCTTGGGCTCGGTGTCGACGGCGATCCTCGTAATGGCGCGGCTTTGGGAGGCTACGTCAACCTGCTCAACATCGACAAGGGCACGAGAAGCTACGCTGCGAATGCTTATCTTGGTCCGGCACGTCAACGAGCCAATTTGAAGGTGGTCACGGGTGCTTTGGTGACCAAGATTGTACTGGATAAGACTCGTGAAGGAATCTCGGTGAAAGGGGTCAAGTGGTCACAGAATGGATTGGAGAAAGAAGCGACCGTGAAGAAGGAGGTGGTCCTCGCCGCTGGTTCAATTGCCTCCCCCCAGCTTCTCGAGGTCTCTGGTTTGGGAGATAAGAAACTCCTGGGAAGCCACGGgatagaggtattcgttgaCAACCCTAACATCGGCGAGAATCTACAGGATCACGTCTATGTTCCTCTTGG ATTTGCGGTGAAGCCCGACCTACCTACAAACGAAGACTACGCCAACGCAACCTACTTCCAAGAACAGCTCGACCTGTACCTTCAAAACAAGACCGGGCGTCTGTCCTCTGCCGGTGCCAGCTCTACACTCTTATCCTTGAGGCAGATCGCCTCTACCCTGGACTTGTCTCTACCCTCGCCGAAGACCAACCTCCTCGGCCTGGCCGAACAATACGCCATCACCTTCCGAGACCTCAAATCTGAAGCAATCGCCCAGGAGCTCACAATTGAAGGCGGCATTTCGCCCCAGTACTCCGATGATACGACCAAGCTCTTCTCGGCGGGGTCACCAGCCAACTTCCTCTCCATCCTTGGCGTCCTGGAGCACCCCTTTTCGAGAGGCTCGATCCACATCCAGTCCGCCGACCCAGCCGTTCATCCCACCATCGATCCACGCTACCTCTCTCATCCGCTCGATACACAGCTCTTGAAATCCATTGCACTTCATCTACAGACTATCGCACGTACACAACCGCTGAGCGACCTGCTTCAGGGTGATGGGACAGTTTTTCAGCCTGGGTACCATGAACTAACAATAGATAACGTAGAGGAATGGATTAGGAGCAGTATGCAGAGTGAATACCACCCCTGCGGTACCTGCGCCATGCTGCCTAGGTCAAAAGGTGGTGTGGTCGACGAGAGGTTCAGGGTATACGGGGTCAAGGGGCTGCGGGTGGTTGACGCCAGTATCTTCCCCTTGATTCCGAGGGCCAACATCCAGTCTCTGGTTTATGCGGTAGCGGAGCGGGCAGCTGATTTCATCAAAGAGGATGCCCTCTGA